In Prunus dulcis chromosome 1, ALMONDv2, whole genome shotgun sequence, the following are encoded in one genomic region:
- the LOC117614735 gene encoding uncharacterized protein LOC117614735 gives MWLVYVCDEEEKELGRQQAPGSCPHCGGKVQAVDVEAQWKFCFLPMCFKIKRKYFCTLCARRLVLYY, from the coding sequence ATGTGGTTGGTGTATGTCTGTgatgaggaagagaaggagCTGGGGAGGCAGCAAGCCCCTGGATCATGCCCACACTGTGGAGGCAAAGTGCAGGCTGTGGATGTTGAGGCCCAGTGGAAGTTTTGCTTTCTGCCCATGTGCTTCAAGATCAAGAGAAAGTATTTCTGCACTCTCTGTGCCAGGCGCTTGGTCTTGTACTACTAA
- the LOC117620876 gene encoding zinc finger CCHC domain-containing protein 10-like gives MSSKKEEKAEAAAERIKAAALTAAKGLSRAQAERAAAAAARNVNAYGQKEEGPSRWQEKREAKRQMYLMSTEKAVRLGERKDLKSNVSTIAGAASQCQKCYQPGHWTYECKNERVYISRPSRTQQLKNPKLKMKVSESYDLDNPDNINKEEKSEKQSKKSKRKHRATSDSGSDSEASVFDTDDSGASSVTGSDYSSEESSSDYSSSSDSEEERKRLRRKKKKQKMGRRRRRYSSSSESSETESASESDSDDRRSRRKSRRHSRKR, from the coding sequence ATGTCAAgtaagaaagaagaaaaagctgAGGCTGCTGCTGAAAGGATCAAGGCTGCAGCCTTGACTGCTGCAAAAGGTCTTAGTCGAGCTCAGGCTGAAAGGGCGGCAGCTGCTGCTGCCCGCAATGTTAATGCCTATGGGCAGAAGGAAGAAGGACCCAGCAGATGGCAGGAGAAAAGGGAAGCCAAGAGACAGATGTATTTGATGAGTACTGAAAAGGCAGTGAGATTGGGTGAACGAAAAGACCTCAAGTCAAATGTATCTACCATTGCTGGTGCAGCTTCACAATGCCAGAAGTGTTATCAGCCCGGGCATTGGACATATGAATGCAAGAACGAACGTGTTTACATTTCGCGACCGTCTAGGACCCAGCAACTCAAAAATCCTAAACTAAAGATGAAGGTCTCAGAATCCTACGATTTGGATAATCCAGATAATATTAACAAGGAAGAGAAGAGTGAAAAGCAGTCAAAGAAAAGCAAGAGGAAGCATCGGGCAACTTCTGATTCTGGCAGTGATAGTGAGGCTTCAGTGTTTGATACTGATGATAGTGGGGCATCATCAGTTACAGGATCTGATTATTCTTCAGAGGAGTCTAGTTCAGATTACAGTTCATCTTCTGATTcagaagaggaaaggaagaggctcagaaggaagaaaaagaagcaaaagatgGGAAGGCGGCGTAGAAGGTACAGCTCATCATCTGAATCTTCTGAGACAGAGTCAGCTTCCGAATCTGATTCTGATGATAGGAGGAGCCGGAGGAAGAGCAGGAGACACAGCAGAAAGCGTTAA